Genomic window (Gelria sp. Kuro-4):
GTGCGTGCCGAGGGCGCCTATGTCTATACCGAGGACGGACGCCGGTACCTGGACTTTGCAAGCGGCGTGGCAGTGGCGAACACCGGGCATAGGCACCCGGCGGTAGTGCACGCGGCGGAGGAGCAGCTCAAGAAGGCCATTCACGTCGGCCATAACGTGGCCTGGTACGAACCGTACGTGACGCTCGGCGAGCGGCTGGTCGCGGCCACCGGCGGCGACACCATGGTCTACTTCAGCAACAGCGGCGCCGAGGCCAACGAGGGCGCGGTGAAACTGGCCAAGTACGTCACGCGGCGGCCGGCCGTGATCGCCTTCAAGGGCGCCTTCCACGGGCGTACTCTGGGGACAATTTCCCTTACCACCTCGAACTCCGCCTACCGCAAACACTACGAGGGCCTGCTTCCCAGCGTCTACTTCGCCGACTACCCCTACTGCTACCGCTGCCCCTTCGGGCAAGAAGCAGGCCAGTGCGACTTTGCCTGCACCCAGCAGTTCACGAAGATCTTCAAGCACTTGGTGGATCCGGAAGAGGTGGCGGCCATCATCATGGAACCGGTGGCCGGCGAGGGCGGCTACATCGTTCCGCCGGTCGAGTTCGTGCGCGCGGTACGGCAGGTGTGCAATGAACATGGGATTAAGCTGATCTTTGACGAAATCCAGACCGGTTTCGGCCGCACGGGGCGCCTCTTTGCCCACGAACACTTCGGCGTCCGGCCGGACATCATGTCGGTGGCCAAAGGCATCGCTTCCGGCTTCCCCCTGAGTGCCGTCATCGGCAAGCGGGAACTCATGGAAAAGTGGCCGGCCGGGGCGCACGGCGGCACCTTCGGCGGCAACCCGGTGGCCTGCGCGGCGGCCGTAGCCACCCTGGACCTCCTGCAGGGTGGGCTGGTGGAGAACGCGCGCGTGCAGGGCGCCTACTTCATGGCGCGCCTTCAAGAGCTCAAGGAGCGTTTCAGTTGCTTGGGCGACCTGCGCGGCCTTGGCCTCATGATCGGTGCCGAGTTTGTGGGCCCCCACAAGGAGCCGGCTACCGACCTGGTGAGGCACCTGCAGGCGGCCTGCCTGGAACGCGGCCTGATCCTCCTCAACTGCGGCGCTGACAAGAACGTCATCCGGTTCATCGCACCCCTCATCGTCACAAAAGAACAGATCGATCAAGCTACAGAAATTCTTGGAGAGGCCCTAGCTACTGTGGCGAGCAGATAAAGCCAAGATCCCTCAAAGGCGGGTTTACGCTTCACCACACACTGCTTACTTATAGATGTTGCCGTGCGGCCAGATGCTCAGTGCCACTAAGAGGTGTGCTGTGTCTTTCAGAGCGGTCTCGGCCCGAGCAATTCTTGCTTCTGGGGCAGCGGAGGACGGGGCGGCATTGTGGACGAAGAGGCGCTGTATGCCGTCCTTACCTCCGGGCACCTGGGCGGCTTTAGCGGTGAGGTGATGGAGACGGAGCCGTCGGTGAAGAGTAAGCCCTTCAACCTGCCCAACGTGGTGGTCACCCCGCACATTGGCGGTAACACCCACGAGGCTCAGCAGCACATTGGCTTAAGGTTGGTACAAGAAGTCAAGAAGATTATCGCACCGAGAGCGACCCAGTCGGTTACGCCAAGCCCTGCCTCAGCGGCGGGGCTTTTTCCCGAGGATCACACGCTGACTAGGTACCAATGCACTGCCGGAAGATGGATCGACAGGCGTCCGGCGGCTAGAGCCAGAGTGTACCTAGAGGATAAGTGTAAATGGCTGGGTGGTTTAGGCAGGCAACGAGGCTACTTGATTAATAAGGAGGAATTAATCATGGTCGGCGGTTACACCGGCAAGATTCTAAGGGTAAACTTGACAGAGGGTAAAACGTGGACCGAGGATTTGGACCTGGGTGCGGCGCGGAGGTTTGTTGGGGGGAGCGGCCTCGCTGCCAAGTATCTGTTCGAGGAAACCGGTGCTGGTACTGATCCCCTTGGGCCGGACAACTTGTTGATCTTTATGACGGGTCCCTTTACGGGTACAATCGTTCCGAATTCGGGCCGGCATGCCGTGGTGGCGCGCTCGCCCCTTACCGGGATCTGGGGCGAGGGGGACGTGGGTGGCACCTGGGGCGTCATGCTGAAACGAGCCGGGTATGATGGTATCCTCATCAAGGGCAGGGCCGACGATCCGGTGTACCTATGGGTTAACGAAAACGGGGTCGAAATCCGTTCGGCGCGGCATCTCTGGGGTAAAGACACGTTTGAGACGGCCGAACTGCTCAAGGCGGAAACCCACTCGAAGGCTGTCATAAGCTCCATCGGTCCTGCGGGCGAAAACCTGGTGAAGCTAGCCGTTGTAATGAGCGATGGGCGCGACGCCCGGGCGGCCGGGCGTGGTGGTCTGGGTGCCGTCATGGGGTCCAAGAACCTTAAAGCCCTTGCCGTCTATGGAACCAAACGGCTCCCGGTGGCTGACGCCGAAAGCCTTAAGGGGCTCACCAAAGAAATGGCCAGGACCATTGCGGAGCGAACCCAGGGTATGGCCCGCTTCGGCACGGCCGGCGGCCTCCAGGCCATGGAGGAGCTGGGCGACCTGCCCATCCGCAACTGGTATCAGGGCAGTTGGCCGGAAGGAGCAGCTAAGATTGGCGGCCAGCGTATGGCCGAGAGCATTCTGACACGGAATTACCACTGTGGAGCCTGTGTTATCGGTTGCGGCCGGGTAGTCAAGCTAGGCCGCGGGGAGTACGCCGGAGTCGAACAGGGTGGACCGGAGTACGAAACCCTGGCTTCACTTGGCGCCCTCTGCCTGGTGGATGACCTGGAAGCCGTAGCCCTGGCCAACGAATACTGCAACCGTTACGGGCTGGACACCATCTCCACCGGCTCTGCCGTCGCTTTTGCCATGGAGTGCTGGGAGCATGGCCTGATAACTGCGAAAGATACCGACGGGCTCAAGCTCGAGTGGGGAAGCGCTGAAGCAATGCTGACGCTGGTGCAGGCCATTGCCCGGCGCGAGAGGCTCGGCCGGCTGTTGGCGGACGGAGTCCGAGCGGCGGCCCAGGCTTTGGGTCCCCGGGCGGAGGAATACGCCATTCATGTCAAGGGCCTGGAATTTCCCGCGCATGACCCGCGTGCCTATAACAGCGTGGCGGTCGGGTATGCTACCTCGAACAGGGGAGCATGCCACCTGCAGGGCTTCACCCATATGTTCGAGAAGAGCGTCACCATGCCCGAGCTCGGCTACGACGAGATCCAGGATCGGTTCGGCGTTGAGGGCAAGGGTGAGCTGACGGCCAAGTGCCAAGACCTTATGTGCCTGATGGACGCACTAAAAATGTGCAAGTTCTCTTTGTCGGGCGGGGTGAAGGTCACCCACATGATCAAATGGCTCAATTACGTAACTGGTTGGGATGTTTCGCTACAGGAATTCCTCAAGACAGGGGAGCGCATCTTTAACCTAAAGCGCCTGTATAACGTGCGCTGCGGCAGCAGCTGCAAGGACGACACGCTGCCACCTCGCATCCTGACTCACAAGCGAGGGAGCGGCGGTGCAGCAGACAACCTGCCGCCCCTAGGCAAAATGCTCAGTGAATACTATGCCTACCGGGGTTGGAGCGAAGAAGGGATCCCAACGCGTGAAAAACTACGTGAACTCGGCCTTAAAGAGTATGCAATTGAATCTATCCCTTATTAACTTCCGCTTTTCAGCTTTCCTATCGACCAAAGGCTTTCTAAGCAGCCGGGCCAAGTGCGCCAGTTCTCTAGGTGCTTCTAGTGCTAGTGCACGGCGAACTACTGCTCGTTGCGGCTGCATGATTGATCGGCTCCCAGGCGCACGTTTCAAAGCGTACCTCGCATACCGGCGGCGTCCCACTAGGTTAGGTGTTTTCATGGTTAACTTCACCGACCGTGCTCTGGAAAGTCTCAAAGCCCTGGCCACGCGGCTAGACAAAGATCACCCCGAGGCCGCAGGGAGTCTGCGGGAAGGGGGATACCCCCGCTCGAGATCTTGAGCCCGCGCCAACGCGCCGCGGGCTGTTTTTTGCGCTTATACAGTCCGCATCCTCAGGCATAATGGTGTTCCCATTTTTTCTCCTGAACCTTCCGCATCTCAGACTATTGATGTTATAATTAACATGATTACACTACCCGGGTAGCGTACTTCGGAACATGATCCGGCGCACTTCCGCTTGATGTTAGGTTCAAGGAGGTGGGGCTTTGCTCCCTGCAGAATCCCGTTATTCCCGGCAGATTTTGGTTCCAGGAATCGGAGTGGAAGGGCAAAAGGCTATTCAGGAAGCGACGGCAGTAGTGATCGGTCTGGGAGCTTTGGGCAGCACCGTCGCCAACCTGCTCGCCCGGGCAGGGGTCGGGACCTTGAGACTGGTGGACCGGGATTTCGTCGACTGGACCAACCTGCAAAGACAGGGTCTGTACGAGGAAGAAGACGCCAGGAAGTGTCTGCCTAAAGCGGTGGCGGCGCACCGGCATCTTGCGCGTGTGAACTCGGAAATCCGTTACGAAAGCATTGTCGCCGATGTGAACCCGGGCAATATCGAACAGATACTGTCCGGAGCCACGGTTGTGGTGGACGGCCTGGACAACTTTTACACCCGGGCTCTGGTCAACGAGGCCAGCGTAAAAATGACCATCCCTTGGATTCACGGAGCCTGCGTCTCTACTTACGGGACCGCAGCCACAATTGTGCCCGGAGAGACCGCCTGCTACAACTGCCTTTTCCCAGATGCGGCTGCCATGACGTCGGCAAACACTTGTGATACTGTCGGCATCCTCGGTCCGGTGGCCTTTGCTGTGGCCTCCTGGGAGGCAGCTGAGGCGCTTAAGATACTGGCCGGCCGGAAAGAGGAGGTTTCCCGCCGGCTGATGTTTCTTGATCTGTGGCTCAATGACGTGCATTTTGTCCCAGCCGAACGCAATCTTGAGTGCCGGGTTTGCGGGCGCAGGGAGTTCAGCCTCCTTGACAGGAATGCTCCGCTTACAACGACCTCCCTCTGCGGCCGCAACGCCATCCAGGTGGTGCCTGCCGTCGCCCGCAGCTTTGACTTTGAGTCCACTGTGGATAGGTTGAAAAAGGCCGTCCCGATAGAAAGCAACCAGTATCTCCTTAAGTTCAAGGTCGGGCAATGTGAGCTGGTGGTTTTTCGAGACGGCAGGGCCATAGTGTTCGGTACGGATGACCCCAAAATCGCGAAAAGCCTCTACGGGAGGTATATCGGTGGCTGAGCTGATGAAAGATGACTTTGTGTATTTGGATAATGCCGCAACTACCTGGCCGAAGCCGGAAAATGTCTATAAGGCTGTGAATGACTGCCTGCGGGAGCTGAGTGCGAATCCGGGAAGATCGTCGCACCGGCTCTCCATCGCGGCGGAACGAACCGTTGATGAAGCCCGGTTAACCCTGGCTCAGTTCTTCCACGCACCTGCGCCGGAACACGTCGTCTTCACCCTGAACTGCACGGACTCTCTGAACATCGCCCTCAAAGGCCTCTTAAAACCCGGCAGCCGGGTCCTAACCAGTCCGTATGAGCACAACTCTGTGATGCGGCCCCTAAATAATCTGCGCCGGGCAGGTGTGAGGGTGGAGGTGGCGCGGGGAACGGCGGACCATCAAGTAGATCTCGACCACTGGCGGGAACTGTGCGGACGGGGGGTTGACGTCGCGGTGGTCACCCATGCTTCCAACGTAACCGGCCGCATTCAGCCGGTGGCAGCGATGGCCGAAGCCGTGCACCGGTCCGGCGGCATACTGGTCTTGGATGCGGCGCAAACCGCTGGAAAGACGGATATAAACATGGCGGAGCTGGGTGTGGACGTCCTGGCGGCTCCAGGGCACAAGGGGTTGTTCGGACCGATGGGCGTAGGCGTTTTGATCGTCGGCCAGGACCTGCGGGTAAAGCCCTTCCGCGAAGGCGGTTCCGGCGTGCATTCCGAAGACGAGCTCCAGCCCGAAGCTCTACCGTGGGCTTTAGAGGCCGGAACACCCAACCTACCCGGCATTGCGGGCCTTACGGCGGGGGTTCGCTTCATTCAATCCGTGGGCGTCGAGTCGGTGGCCGCCAAGGAAACGGAACTGGCGCGGGCTTTAGCCGCTGGGCTCCAAACCATCCCGGGAGTAAGGCTGTACTGTGACCCTGAAGACCCGCAAACGGGGATTGTCTCCTTTACCGTAGATGGGCAGGATGTAGCCCTCCTCGGAACAATACTCGACCAGGCCTTCAGCATCGGGGTAAGAGCGGGCCTGCATTGTTCACCGGCTGCTCATAAAGCCGTCGGCACGTTTCCCGAGGGGACGCTGCGGGCCAGCGTGGGCTACTTCAATTCCCTACCGGACGTCGAACGGCTGCTCACGGCCGTTCGCCAGATCCGCTTGGTGTAAGCCCCAAGAGTGCGGCGCTGCTGCTGAAAAAACAACATATAGCATTCGGTGCGCAGTATAAGCGGCCCTTGTTTTGCCTGATGGCAGGACAAGGGCCGCAGTGTGCATATTACATTCCCAAGGACAAGGAGAAGGGTAGTATTCTTGCCGCCCAACTGGTAAGAAGGGTGAAGCGGCCGCTAAGGAGCAAAGCGGCGAAGAAAAGCAGCATTGCACCGGAGACGCGCGAAGTGATGACGGTGAAAACCTGGTTCCGTTTAAGGATTGGCAGCGCCCGGTCGAGAAAGAGGCCGACCAGAAGGTAAGGCACGGCCAGGCCGAGGGAGAAGAGGAACATGACCAGCATTCCTGAGGACGGCGAGCCGGTGGCGCCGGCGGCGAGCAGAATGGAGTAGAGGGTTGCCCCCAGGCAGTGCGAGCAGGCGATGGCAAAGAAGAGCCCGCCCACGAAGCACGCCGAGGGCCTGCCGGCCTGTGCCGTGAGCCGGGCGGGCATAACATGGCTGAAATGAGGGAGCTTCCTCACACCCAAGAGGTTGAGGGCCAGGAGCAGCAAGAAGATGCCGCCCACCCAGTTGAAAACTGTCATGTATTGCAGCAAGAAGAGACCAACTGTACCCGCGGCTCCTCCCGCCAGGGTGAAGACCAGCGTGAAGGCCAGGCTGAAGAAGAGGGTATTGGCCGCAGCGCGCTGTTTAGACGCTGCTTCAACCTCGTTCAACCGGTCAGGTGACAGGCCTAAAATCAAGGAGAAGTACGCGGTGAGCATAGGGACGATGCACGGGGAAAGAAACGAGACGACACCGGCCAGGAAGGCGATGCTATAAAGAGCGCTCACGGTGTCTCTCTCCAGGCGGCGAGTTCGAGCTTCCCCCACGCAAAGGAATGCGCCGGCCCTCCCTTGAGCCCTGCCAAAATCAGCTTCAGCGAACTGCTGTCCGCCCCCACGTAAGGATGCCCCTCTGAGTCCATTTCAGGCAGGGATAGAACGCCTAAACGGTGGTGGCTGTTTTCACTCTCGGGGATCCACGAGAATCCTTCAGTGATTGTCCGGCCGTCGGCCGTAACCAGCTTTGCTCCTGCTGCCGGATTGTAGGCTGTGATGTCGCCGGAATGTGTTTCCAGGGTCAGACGAAAGGCCAGCCGGCCAGGTTCAGACTCGCCTTTTCCCAGCAAGGTGGCTGTAACAAAGACCCCGTTCCGGCTGTCGGTTTGCGTATACTGGGGCTCCGGCGCCGCGCCCGGGCCGCCGCCTTGGCCGGCTGCAGCGCTCGGACCTCGGGAGAGCGACCTCCAGCCTGCCACGGCTACGGCCAGGGCGGCGAGAACAAGTACCGCGACTACTATACGCCGCACACTGATTCCCCCCTTAAAAAGCTAGCGCACGAGATAGAAAAAAAGGAGCGAAGTGATGGCGAGTACCAAGGTGGTAAGTGCCACCCGCCAAGCGGGCCCGGTTGCCACATCGGACCCGGACACCGGCACTGGTGCCGGGGTTGCAGCCAGGCGGCGCCAAGCGGCAAGAGCGGCAAGGATAAACGCCAGGCTTGCTGCGTGGGCCACGGTAAACGGTCCGAAAAGCACTGGGTTGGAACGGAAGAACTCGACGACCCCGCGGATAGTGGCAAAGCCTATCACGTACATAAGGAAGAGCTGGCCTGGAAAACGCACCCGGGTGCGCCGGCGCCACAGGAAATATAAGAGCAGATAATCAAGTAAGAACTCGTACACTTGGGCCGGGTGAAGCAGCGTACCACCGCTGCTGACTCCCCAAGGCCAAGGCCGTGCCATGGGAATACCGAACACGTCGCAACCTGTGCGACCGATGGCCTGAGCCAAAATCAGCCCCGGGGCCGCTGCGTCGGCCAGTGTCCAGAAAGGTAACGAGTGGCGCCGGGTGTACCCGAGGGCTGCCAGGAGGCCTCCGGCGATCCCACCGTGAATAGAAAGGCCACCCAGGTCAAAGCGCAACGCCTCCAGAGGGTTGGCCAGGTAATAACCGGGGGCGTATACCACGATGTAGCCTAGACGCGCACCGAGGAGTCCGCCGAGGAGGACAAAGACTAGAAGATCCATGACTCTCTCGCTGCTTAGCCCTTTGCGCTCAGCTTCGCGTGTGGTGAGAAGTATTGCCGCCACAGCTCCGAGGGCGATAAAGAACCCCAGGGTGTGAATGGCGAAGGGACCTACAGTAAAGAGGACGGGACGCATGCTACCATCCTTTCACTGTGAGAGCTGGAGCACGGCCGCTTACGATTCCTGAACCCTCTGGGTGGGGCTCGGCCAAAGGCGGGGGAAAAAGGCCGGTGTGCGGCTGCGGTAGGCTTCATACTCTGCGCCAAACGCCGCCCGCAGGTTTTTTTCCTCCTCGAGTGCCAGCCGGGAATACATAACGAGTAGGACCGGCCACATCAGGAGGGTGGGCAGAGTCGGCCACTGAATCAGCATGCCGGTGGTGATTAGGAACAGCGCCAGGTATTGCGGGTGGCGAATAAAGCGGTACAGCCCCCAGGTGACCAAGCGCCCGCGGCTGCGGTGAATCTGGAACCACCCGATACCTAGAATAACGAGACCGCCGAACAGGAGGTAGCTGCCCAACGTGCAAATCGCGTTGGTGAAGCGACTGCCCAACACCAGGGTGGCCCAAAGATGACCGCTGGTGTGGGAAAAGGGGCTAAGCACGGGCAACCTCATGCCGAATACCGAGGTCAAAAGATAAATCGTGAGCGGGAAACCGTACATTTCTG
Coding sequences:
- the lgt gene encoding prolipoprotein diacylglyceryl transferase: MRPVLFTVGPFAIHTLGFFIALGAVAAILLTTREAERKGLSSERVMDLLVFVLLGGLLGARLGYIVVYAPGYYLANPLEALRFDLGGLSIHGGIAGGLLAALGYTRRHSLPFWTLADAAAPGLILAQAIGRTGCDVFGIPMARPWPWGVSSGGTLLHPAQVYEFLLDYLLLYFLWRRRTRVRFPGQLFLMYVIGFATIRGVVEFFRSNPVLFGPFTVAHAASLAFILAALAAWRRLAATPAPVPVSGSDVATGPAWRVALTTLVLAITSLLFFYLVR
- a CDS encoding aldehyde ferredoxin oxidoreductase C-terminal domain-containing protein yields the protein MCCVFQSGLGPSNSCFWGSGGRGGIVDEEALYAVLTSGHLGGFSGEVMETEPSVKSKPFNLPNVVVTPHIGGNTHEAQQHIGLRLVQEVKKIIAPRATQSVTPSPASAAGLFPEDHTLTRYQCTAGRWIDRRPAARARVYLEDKCKWLGGLGRQRGYLINKEELIMVGGYTGKILRVNLTEGKTWTEDLDLGAARRFVGGSGLAAKYLFEETGAGTDPLGPDNLLIFMTGPFTGTIVPNSGRHAVVARSPLTGIWGEGDVGGTWGVMLKRAGYDGILIKGRADDPVYLWVNENGVEIRSARHLWGKDTFETAELLKAETHSKAVISSIGPAGENLVKLAVVMSDGRDARAAGRGGLGAVMGSKNLKALAVYGTKRLPVADAESLKGLTKEMARTIAERTQGMARFGTAGGLQAMEELGDLPIRNWYQGSWPEGAAKIGGQRMAESILTRNYHCGACVIGCGRVVKLGRGEYAGVEQGGPEYETLASLGALCLVDDLEAVALANEYCNRYGLDTISTGSAVAFAMECWEHGLITAKDTDGLKLEWGSAEAMLTLVQAIARRERLGRLLADGVRAAAQALGPRAEEYAIHVKGLEFPAHDPRAYNSVAVGYATSNRGACHLQGFTHMFEKSVTMPELGYDEIQDRFGVEGKGELTAKCQDLMCLMDALKMCKFSLSGGVKVTHMIKWLNYVTGWDVSLQEFLKTGERIFNLKRLYNVRCGSSCKDDTLPPRILTHKRGSGGAADNLPPLGKMLSEYYAYRGWSEEGIPTREKLRELGLKEYAIESIPY
- a CDS encoding aminotransferase class V-fold PLP-dependent enzyme, whose translation is MAELMKDDFVYLDNAATTWPKPENVYKAVNDCLRELSANPGRSSHRLSIAAERTVDEARLTLAQFFHAPAPEHVVFTLNCTDSLNIALKGLLKPGSRVLTSPYEHNSVMRPLNNLRRAGVRVEVARGTADHQVDLDHWRELCGRGVDVAVVTHASNVTGRIQPVAAMAEAVHRSGGILVLDAAQTAGKTDINMAELGVDVLAAPGHKGLFGPMGVGVLIVGQDLRVKPFREGGSGVHSEDELQPEALPWALEAGTPNLPGIAGLTAGVRFIQSVGVESVAAKETELARALAAGLQTIPGVRLYCDPEDPQTGIVSFTVDGQDVALLGTILDQAFSIGVRAGLHCSPAAHKAVGTFPEGTLRASVGYFNSLPDVERLLTAVRQIRLV
- a CDS encoding cytochrome c biogenesis CcdA family protein — protein: MSALYSIAFLAGVVSFLSPCIVPMLTAYFSLILGLSPDRLNEVEAASKQRAAANTLFFSLAFTLVFTLAGGAAGTVGLFLLQYMTVFNWVGGIFLLLLALNLLGVRKLPHFSHVMPARLTAQAGRPSACFVGGLFFAIACSHCLGATLYSILLAAGATGSPSSGMLVMFLFSLGLAVPYLLVGLFLDRALPILKRNQVFTVITSRVSGAMLLFFAALLLSGRFTLLTSWAARILPFSLSLGM
- a CDS encoding isoprenylcysteine carboxylmethyltransferase family protein; this translates as MRWDYGYWNIVLANVLFISFFLLGFLRPKGRAEWRNLGLVEAFFVALYAEMYGFPLTIYLLTSVFGMRLPVLSPFSHTSGHLWATLVLGSRFTNAICTLGSYLLFGGLVILGIGWFQIHRSRGRLVTWGLYRFIRHPQYLALFLITTGMLIQWPTLPTLLMWPVLLVMYSRLALEEEKNLRAAFGAEYEAYRSRTPAFFPRLWPSPTQRVQES
- a CDS encoding ThiF family adenylyltransferase — encoded protein: MLPAESRYSRQILVPGIGVEGQKAIQEATAVVIGLGALGSTVANLLARAGVGTLRLVDRDFVDWTNLQRQGLYEEEDARKCLPKAVAAHRHLARVNSEIRYESIVADVNPGNIEQILSGATVVVDGLDNFYTRALVNEASVKMTIPWIHGACVSTYGTAATIVPGETACYNCLFPDAAAMTSANTCDTVGILGPVAFAVASWEAAEALKILAGRKEEVSRRLMFLDLWLNDVHFVPAERNLECRVCGRREFSLLDRNAPLTTTSLCGRNAIQVVPAVARSFDFESTVDRLKKAVPIESNQYLLKFKVGQCELVVFRDGRAIVFGTDDPKIAKSLYGRYIGG
- a CDS encoding aspartate aminotransferase family protein gives rise to the protein MLTMYERAQKVFPPAAGRSTQLGVVRAEGAYVYTEDGRRYLDFASGVAVANTGHRHPAVVHAAEEQLKKAIHVGHNVAWYEPYVTLGERLVAATGGDTMVYFSNSGAEANEGAVKLAKYVTRRPAVIAFKGAFHGRTLGTISLTTSNSAYRKHYEGLLPSVYFADYPYCYRCPFGQEAGQCDFACTQQFTKIFKHLVDPEEVAAIIMEPVAGEGGYIVPPVEFVRAVRQVCNEHGIKLIFDEIQTGFGRTGRLFAHEHFGVRPDIMSVAKGIASGFPLSAVIGKRELMEKWPAGAHGGTFGGNPVACAAAVATLDLLQGGLVENARVQGAYFMARLQELKERFSCLGDLRGLGLMIGAEFVGPHKEPATDLVRHLQAACLERGLILLNCGADKNVIRFIAPLIVTKEQIDQATEILGEALATVASR